The Epilithonimonas zeae genome contains a region encoding:
- a CDS encoding NACHT domain-containing protein → MDNKLISAKGERAAIGGYLPQFDEFAWFVYLNLINKSLSWIKVADPEAEKLDDIQYSTSSEVHAYQVKWTIAEADISYTNFISLLPVIVSSWKNLKRINVSKKVIPHLITNKKLSTSDTIKIGNDKIGSFNDFINEVWKKLRNKYVINDKWNPVIEDLKKTLNVEEEEFNEFVEVFDFHHAYKQREFSVTNSKYLREDNDLQDLSRFIIEKVASPIRLVEFSRLQIIQELGWESRFKTTFNHDIVIDRKKYQPITSSLDLLSSKVNHLESGYVFLSGGPGSGKSTLLNQWSKASTERIIKYYAFDFANPSSHLNYYERGNAIHLFFDLVFQIKEEGIYKRDILPYKDLVFLKDVFYEQIKYIGEEYNESQQKTIIIIDGLDHVPREYKSASTNFLRELPLPATLPSGVIIILGSQSYDLSDIPQEVKSEQQNSERTIKIDSLRKEDVYNYIDNVDFIAKVTIGIKSKIYEKSQGHPLYLSYLVEKLSGIESLEEVIDSLPTIEGDIDNYYKKIWEPINQEENLVSFLGLIARIKGLINIGFLQEWSFERATHKSFNEKAKILFNEENKALSFFHNSFKQFLLTQTAINYLNNDFDFILHRNYHKQLAEYYEKSTIEQRWNQNYHLFESEDYDKFLSVATPEDFTAQLLNFRPTDEIKKDINLGIEISRKQNNLIVLLKYLFCSAEIESRLFNINPASLTEELLEINKFSEAVGYLRSGNVLHCSESYALKASRIFLNFGYKSEAELLYNLAYPEIIINQKILIENSHNYRDTKDSLQEWVTTAAYFESIDNILLVVNSIEFSNDTENNRFEEKESDLRVQILESLGYSIIQQNKWDDFSKILSKVNTNTKKGKNVIFHLFQNAIEECIDRNDNNRAIEFISSIKRHFTIENTSPIGRIFIADLIFKVTQDIIEVCEWIENIKHPSKTTTKEVDLGYSDSLDPFIPLIKFNKLLNLCNKGVPITVAIPSVASGSDEEVLVEFERMLCLISQVVSEGIMGSFSGEITQRMIPVVKFYYKEISPRNSYWYKIQQCKEEYFNLLIYAVSLTGKENINKIAHQLFLEFDNNKKYWSSKVQRKIVSSLIEEKYSKDICVERLQAIESFMLDNHDIDGRVRECIDQANIYFQINENSASEKWLKQAIQESIGIGYRKDYQFTTWIRWLREINKVNPVGASDRIVWFLSHLNHIKETTEGRAYWDASEDLLEVAYENNLSDGVLQSNWQIKNGLIDFNEALALFIKYFTKQINAEQNYNNAVNLYCDLYLLLSESTSIKLLKEILKKGFEICGENIFKNQLSYILNSININAFEADRMYLLKEIDNFFVTQNLNTIDHFPDFILPNDKENTDSSSNELVLKPDYKRLSENQVLEQIKSYDDFKEMLQNEDKGNSYFNWSKVIDKLEPIISLDNIKDINGFAKITKRESIFYSKMSEIALNKGDSDLARDLAEKSIELSSESGWVKHYDGGSRIEAFTALKKIDSSAATKKAFEVFSYNVIETGYPSSYFYDLRNIIGLLTESYPEVEIWNEVFKYLQRLMSNSKPLADLPLLNSLDIPLEKVYVDYLVELLKSPVNIIREKAIILFAKSIEANNKYASDYLTKRKLNDYSIIEIIASLFHLNPEQTINFVPLIEEYAVSKDFEIRRDSIEILNFLGRDIPQIQFTILPAIYSLKIPDIKSLKSGRDYDPYFPTLDVENPNDLIRPFGYIINYISKISGVDRSNLLIRTQSLMKELGNENEWSVDFEKEIRSHLEDINLKYSFHRPRVIAALRAINQLASDLIDANFCFSEELSEILKDKDRNVSFFSVIKKPAFIPKIEKDEFVRKDWVDKIDDNVRLQENNFINYDNGFKIIGEYNIIKNLDWGSPTEEFSSQIAIINKIDNSEPYIFGSVFHESSDNYHKLNGGGHFIIVHRDHRFGQFDVKSKWIAINPVLARHLSWIPEPKKLFAWKNKAGELMVESIFWASGNMNMTPRKDGEVGEGWFVIASDKAIEEIKNIEKKLFFQKKLVRSIFEDGELIENEKLLHMNLRD, encoded by the coding sequence ATGGATAATAAATTGATTTCTGCAAAAGGAGAACGAGCTGCTATAGGAGGATATTTACCTCAATTTGATGAATTTGCATGGTTTGTTTATCTTAATTTAATTAATAAAAGTCTTTCTTGGATAAAAGTTGCAGACCCGGAAGCCGAAAAGCTCGATGATATCCAATATTCTACATCTTCAGAAGTTCATGCGTATCAAGTTAAATGGACAATTGCTGAGGCAGATATATCATATACTAATTTTATCAGCCTTTTACCCGTAATTGTATCAAGCTGGAAAAATTTGAAAAGAATTAATGTAAGTAAAAAGGTTATCCCACATTTGATTACAAATAAAAAATTATCTACGAGTGACACTATAAAAATCGGAAATGATAAGATAGGAAGCTTTAATGATTTTATAAATGAAGTTTGGAAAAAGCTACGTAACAAGTATGTAATTAATGATAAGTGGAATCCGGTCATTGAAGATTTAAAAAAAACACTTAATGTAGAAGAGGAAGAATTTAACGAATTTGTTGAAGTTTTTGATTTTCACCATGCCTACAAACAAAGAGAATTTAGTGTTACAAATTCAAAGTACTTAAGAGAGGATAATGATCTACAAGACTTGAGCCGATTTATTATAGAAAAAGTAGCAAGTCCAATACGACTCGTAGAATTCTCACGACTTCAGATAATCCAAGAACTAGGCTGGGAAAGCCGCTTTAAAACAACATTCAATCACGATATAGTAATAGATAGGAAGAAGTATCAGCCTATAACAAGTAGTTTAGACTTATTAAGTTCTAAGGTTAATCATCTAGAATCAGGCTATGTTTTTCTATCGGGAGGACCGGGCTCAGGTAAATCTACCTTGCTGAACCAATGGTCTAAAGCATCCACTGAAAGAATTATTAAATACTATGCTTTTGATTTTGCAAATCCATCATCACATTTAAATTATTATGAAAGAGGGAATGCAATTCATTTATTTTTTGATTTAGTTTTCCAAATAAAAGAAGAAGGTATATATAAAAGAGATATTTTACCTTATAAGGATCTTGTTTTTTTAAAAGATGTATTTTACGAACAAATAAAATACATTGGTGAAGAATATAATGAGTCTCAACAAAAAACTATAATCATTATTGACGGGTTAGACCATGTTCCAAGAGAATATAAATCAGCTTCAACCAATTTTCTTAGAGAACTTCCATTACCTGCAACATTACCAAGTGGTGTTATTATTATTTTAGGTAGTCAGTCTTACGATTTAAGCGACATTCCTCAAGAAGTTAAAAGTGAACAACAGAATTCCGAAAGAACTATAAAAATTGATTCTTTAAGAAAAGAAGACGTTTACAATTATATAGATAACGTAGATTTCATTGCCAAAGTAACCATTGGTATAAAATCAAAAATATATGAGAAGTCGCAAGGGCATCCCTTATATTTATCATATTTGGTAGAAAAATTATCAGGAATAGAGAGCTTAGAGGAAGTGATTGACTCCCTTCCAACAATTGAAGGAGATATAGATAACTATTATAAAAAGATTTGGGAACCAATTAATCAAGAGGAAAATTTAGTTAGTTTTTTAGGTTTGATTGCTAGAATAAAAGGCTTAATAAATATCGGTTTTTTACAAGAATGGTCTTTTGAAAGGGCAACACACAAATCATTTAACGAGAAAGCAAAAATTTTATTTAATGAAGAGAATAAAGCATTGTCTTTTTTTCATAATTCATTTAAACAATTTTTGTTAACTCAAACAGCCATAAATTATTTAAATAACGATTTTGATTTCATTTTGCATCGTAACTATCACAAACAGTTAGCGGAATATTATGAGAAATCTACTATCGAGCAACGATGGAATCAGAATTATCATTTGTTTGAATCAGAAGATTATGATAAATTTTTATCGGTTGCAACTCCGGAAGATTTCACGGCTCAGTTATTAAATTTTAGACCTACAGATGAAATTAAGAAAGATATAAATTTGGGTATTGAAATCAGTAGAAAGCAAAATAATTTAATCGTTCTCCTAAAATATTTGTTTTGTTCTGCTGAGATTGAAAGCAGGTTATTTAATATTAATCCTGCATCTCTTACAGAAGAACTCTTAGAAATAAACAAATTTAGCGAAGCTGTAGGATACTTAAGATCGGGAAATGTACTGCACTGCTCAGAATCTTATGCCTTAAAAGCATCTAGGATTTTTTTAAATTTTGGCTACAAGTCAGAAGCTGAGTTATTGTACAATTTAGCTTATCCTGAAATCATCATTAATCAAAAAATATTAATTGAAAATTCACATAATTATAGAGATACAAAAGATTCCTTGCAAGAATGGGTAACAACTGCTGCGTATTTTGAATCGATAGACAACATTTTATTAGTTGTTAATAGTATTGAATTTTCTAATGATACTGAAAATAATAGATTTGAAGAAAAAGAATCGGATTTACGTGTTCAAATATTAGAAAGTCTTGGTTATAGTATTATTCAGCAAAATAAATGGGATGATTTCAGTAAAATTTTAAGCAAAGTCAATACTAACACTAAAAAAGGTAAGAATGTAATATTTCATCTTTTCCAAAATGCAATTGAAGAATGCATTGATAGGAATGATAATAATCGTGCAATTGAATTTATATCTTCTATAAAAAGACATTTCACAATAGAGAATACGTCACCAATTGGAAGAATATTTATTGCCGATTTAATTTTCAAGGTCACTCAGGATATCATTGAAGTTTGTGAGTGGATTGAGAATATTAAACACCCTTCAAAAACCACAACAAAAGAAGTAGATTTGGGATATAGTGATTCTTTGGATCCATTTATTCCATTAATAAAGTTTAATAAATTACTGAATCTTTGCAATAAAGGAGTACCTATTACTGTTGCTATCCCTTCTGTTGCTTCTGGAAGTGATGAAGAAGTATTAGTTGAATTTGAAAGAATGTTATGTTTAATTTCTCAGGTAGTAAGTGAGGGAATAATGGGAAGTTTCTCGGGAGAAATTACTCAAAGGATGATTCCGGTTGTCAAATTTTATTATAAAGAAATTTCTCCGCGCAATAGTTATTGGTATAAAATACAACAGTGCAAAGAGGAGTATTTTAATCTCCTAATTTACGCTGTATCATTGACCGGAAAAGAAAATATAAATAAAATAGCTCATCAGCTTTTTTTAGAATTTGATAATAATAAAAAATACTGGAGCAGTAAAGTTCAGCGAAAGATAGTTTCATCTCTCATAGAAGAAAAATATTCAAAAGATATTTGTGTAGAACGATTGCAGGCAATTGAAAGTTTCATGTTGGATAATCACGATATTGATGGGCGTGTGCGAGAATGTATTGATCAGGCAAATATTTACTTTCAAATTAATGAGAATAGCGCAAGTGAAAAATGGTTAAAGCAGGCAATACAAGAATCAATAGGAATTGGCTACCGTAAAGACTATCAGTTTACTACTTGGATAAGGTGGTTGCGAGAAATAAATAAAGTTAATCCCGTGGGTGCTTCTGATAGAATCGTATGGTTCTTATCACACCTTAATCACATAAAAGAGACTACAGAGGGAAGAGCATATTGGGACGCTTCAGAAGATTTACTGGAGGTAGCTTATGAAAATAATTTAAGTGATGGAGTACTACAGTCTAATTGGCAAATAAAAAATGGACTGATAGATTTTAATGAGGCTTTGGCTCTTTTTATAAAGTATTTTACTAAACAGATAAATGCAGAACAAAATTATAATAATGCTGTTAACCTATATTGTGATTTATATTTACTCTTATCAGAATCCACGAGTATAAAATTACTTAAAGAAATCCTTAAAAAAGGATTTGAAATATGTGGTGAAAATATTTTCAAAAACCAACTTTCATATATTTTAAACAGTATAAATATAAATGCATTTGAGGCAGACAGGATGTATCTTTTAAAAGAGATAGACAATTTTTTTGTAACCCAAAATTTGAATACGATAGATCATTTTCCGGACTTTATTCTTCCAAATGATAAAGAAAATACTGATTCTTCCTCGAATGAATTGGTCTTAAAACCTGATTACAAAAGGTTATCTGAAAATCAAGTTCTTGAACAAATAAAAAGTTATGATGATTTTAAAGAAATGCTGCAAAATGAAGATAAGGGGAACTCATATTTTAACTGGTCAAAAGTTATAGATAAATTAGAACCAATAATTTCTCTCGATAATATCAAAGATATTAATGGCTTTGCAAAAATTACAAAAAGAGAATCAATATTTTATTCGAAAATGAGTGAAATAGCTTTGAATAAAGGAGATTCCGATTTAGCAAGAGATTTGGCCGAGAAAAGTATTGAATTGTCGAGCGAATCGGGATGGGTAAAACATTATGATGGAGGCTCTAGGATAGAAGCTTTTACTGCTTTAAAAAAAATTGATTCCTCAGCAGCAACAAAAAAAGCTTTTGAAGTTTTCTCATACAATGTAATAGAAACAGGTTATCCGAGTTCATATTTCTATGATTTAAGAAATATAATAGGGTTATTAACAGAAAGTTACCCAGAAGTAGAAATCTGGAATGAAGTTTTTAAATATCTCCAAAGGCTAATGTCTAATAGTAAACCTTTAGCGGACTTACCTTTATTAAACTCATTGGATATTCCACTTGAAAAGGTCTATGTTGATTATTTGGTTGAACTTTTAAAATCGCCAGTAAATATAATAAGAGAAAAAGCAATTATATTATTTGCAAAGTCTATTGAAGCTAATAATAAATACGCAAGCGATTATCTTACAAAACGAAAACTTAATGATTACTCTATTATTGAAATCATAGCTTCCTTATTTCATCTTAACCCAGAACAGACAATTAATTTTGTTCCACTAATTGAAGAATATGCTGTTTCTAAAGATTTTGAGATTAGGAGAGATTCTATCGAAATTCTTAATTTTTTAGGAAGAGATATTCCGCAGATTCAGTTTACAATTCTACCTGCTATTTATTCATTAAAGATTCCAGACATAAAATCACTAAAATCGGGTAGAGATTATGATCCCTATTTCCCAACTTTAGATGTTGAAAATCCTAATGATTTAATAAGACCATTTGGTTATATTATTAACTACATATCAAAAATATCGGGAGTAGATAGGTCTAATCTTTTAATAAGAACACAATCTTTAATGAAAGAGTTAGGCAATGAAAATGAATGGAGTGTTGATTTTGAAAAAGAAATAAGAAGTCATCTCGAAGACATTAATTTAAAATATTCATTTCATAGACCTCGAGTTATCGCAGCATTAAGAGCAATTAATCAATTAGCATCCGACTTAATAGATGCTAATTTCTGCTTCTCTGAAGAACTTAGTGAAATACTAAAAGACAAAGATAGAAACGTATCTTTTTTTTCCGTCATTAAAAAGCCAGCTTTCATTCCAAAAATTGAAAAAGATGAATTTGTAAGAAAAGATTGGGTTGATAAAATTGATGATAATGTAAGATTGCAGGAAAATAATTTTATTAATTATGATAATGGTTTTAAAATTATAGGTGAATATAATATTATTAAGAATCTAGATTGGGGAAGTCCAACTGAAGAATTTTCATCTCAAATTGCCATTATTAATAAAATAGACAATTCGGAACCATATATCTTTGGTTCAGTTTTTCATGAATCCAGCGATAATTATCACAAACTAAATGGAGGTGGTCATTTTATAATTGTTCATAGGGATCATAGATTTGGTCAGTTTGATGTTAAATCAAAGTGGATAGCAATAAATCCTGTTTTAGCAAGACATCTAAGTTGGATTCCGGAACCCAAAAAATTATTTGCATGGAAAAACAAAGCAGGAGAATTAATGGTAGAATCTATTTTTTGGGCAAGTGGTAATATGAATATGACTCCTAGAAAAGATGGTGAAGTGGGAGAGGGATGGTTTGTCATTGCATCTGATAAAGCTATAGAAGAAATAAAAAATATTGAAAAGAAGCTGTTTTTTCAAAAAAAATTAGTTAGATCAATATTTGAAGATGGTGAATTAATTGAAAATGAAAAATTGTTACATATGAATCTTAGAGATTAA
- a CDS encoding ATP-binding protein, with the protein MSNNPFNHSHFIGYINQVLPQYVKVHFPSSVLMKSFTFYGEELKGGLVGNYVVIEGEKYGFLGKILELSLPEKERLELSEKSFSTKDFHPTGKIEILLSFELFNPTKIDKGLNSLPMIGSKVFICSSEFIKGYFKNFGVKDGYIGTPPTINVGHLTYDKSTVVELSQQALFGRHCAIVGTTGGGKSYTVSRLLQGIIENKNKAIIIDPTGEYSNFDSLEGKSSTPLILSKDSFFHYSNLTVADLFVLLKPSGQVQAPKLMEAIKSLKVLRILENNIDNDLIIKSDENTYSIKIKDQVRENIYVKDKNIVKAGNSIKPFNRIYNTFIKEIESISSNFDIRNLGLQITKECIYDIDRNDSKKWGGHNEGHLNNCVSLILRINNLINNPEFNKVFGFSKLKSDDNELINGINTFIDNELNLLRISFEDVSFDFQAREILANAVGKFLLGLARNQKFKKKPLVLFIDEAHQYLNKKVKDEYFESTDLSAFDSIAKECRKYGLFLCLATQMPRDIPNGTLSQIGTFITHRLINYQDKEAIANACSSANKDTLAFLPVLGSGEALLMGVDFPMAVMLKIESPQIKPNSETPLF; encoded by the coding sequence ATGAGCAATAATCCCTTTAATCATAGTCATTTCATAGGCTATATAAACCAAGTATTACCACAATATGTGAAAGTCCATTTTCCGTCATCAGTTTTAATGAAATCATTCACTTTTTATGGTGAAGAATTAAAGGGCGGATTAGTAGGAAATTATGTAGTCATTGAAGGTGAAAAATATGGATTTTTAGGTAAAATACTTGAACTAAGTTTACCTGAAAAGGAGCGGTTGGAATTAAGCGAAAAATCTTTTAGTACTAAAGACTTCCATCCAACTGGTAAAATAGAAATATTGTTATCATTCGAATTGTTCAATCCTACTAAAATTGATAAAGGTTTGAATTCACTCCCAATGATTGGATCTAAGGTATTTATATGTTCATCCGAATTTATTAAAGGTTATTTTAAAAATTTTGGAGTTAAAGACGGCTATATTGGAACTCCTCCAACCATTAACGTAGGACATTTAACTTACGATAAATCTACCGTTGTCGAATTATCACAACAAGCTTTATTTGGAAGGCACTGTGCTATCGTCGGAACGACTGGCGGTGGTAAAAGCTACACTGTTAGTCGACTATTGCAAGGAATAATAGAGAATAAAAATAAGGCTATAATTATCGATCCAACGGGCGAATATTCTAATTTTGATAGTTTGGAAGGTAAATCCAGCACGCCATTAATACTTTCAAAAGATTCTTTCTTTCATTATTCCAACTTGACAGTAGCAGATTTATTTGTACTCTTAAAGCCATCGGGACAAGTTCAAGCTCCTAAATTAATGGAGGCAATAAAATCTTTAAAGGTTTTAAGAATATTGGAAAACAATATAGATAACGATTTAATTATCAAATCTGATGAAAATACATACTCCATAAAAATCAAGGATCAAGTACGTGAGAATATTTATGTTAAAGATAAGAATATTGTAAAAGCTGGAAATTCTATAAAACCCTTCAATAGAATCTATAATACATTCATTAAAGAGATTGAAAGTATTAGTTCAAATTTTGACATTAGAAATCTTGGGTTACAAATTACAAAGGAATGCATCTACGATATTGACAGAAATGACAGCAAAAAATGGGGAGGTCATAATGAAGGTCATTTAAATAACTGCGTAAGCCTAATATTACGAATAAATAATTTGATAAATAATCCAGAATTTAATAAAGTATTTGGATTTAGCAAACTCAAAAGCGACGATAATGAACTTATAAATGGTATTAATACATTTATAGACAACGAACTAAATTTACTTAGAATAAGCTTTGAGGATGTTAGCTTCGATTTTCAAGCTAGAGAAATACTAGCAAATGCAGTGGGGAAATTTTTACTAGGTTTAGCACGAAATCAAAAATTTAAAAAGAAGCCATTAGTTTTATTCATAGATGAAGCACATCAATATCTAAACAAAAAAGTAAAAGATGAATATTTTGAATCTACAGATTTAAGTGCATTCGATAGCATAGCTAAAGAATGTCGAAAATATGGACTATTTCTTTGTTTAGCTACTCAGATGCCTCGAGACATTCCTAATGGCACATTAAGTCAAATTGGTACGTTCATAACACATAGGTTAATAAATTATCAAGATAAAGAAGCTATTGCTAATGCTTGTTCTTCAGCAAATAAAGATACCTTGGCTTTCTTGCCGGTATTAGGTTCTGGCGAGGCTTTACTCATGGGGGTAGATTTTCCAATGGCTGTAATGTTAAAAATTGAAAGCCCTCAAATCAAACCAAATTCTGAAACCCCTCTATTTTAA
- a CDS encoding SIR2 family protein, whose product MKNYLYLNGQKSVAIELNGDDVSAVFIDGVQQDFDKDEKLNKLDYANTAKRKKYAEFLNNQFENFVILSGAGSSVDIGQNIIDEELEIEVERKGKIMSQLWDSVEAKLTTPVLQRFCDLVTYTEFKLDKEVREYDKNLEKLLSLANIAKNFVIDTTEETDEIKKINIEETIKTIEQLIKLNCTLKLPEDAPHLVFVEKITKRKVTLPRVKIFTLNYDTLFEQAGRKKNFTIIDGFSFSHPRTFSGRNFDLDIVSRNSSRVKEEDNFVQKVFHLYKPHGSVDWTKENSEIIQRENIENPLMIFPKDSKYESSYEQPYFEMMSRFQQNLRNENVLLVCIGFSFNDKHLVTAIIEALEQNPSFQLVVVNKSIDETSQTFKPFFEAAQKHNNIALISELFKDFADNYPDLKSYNQEDVKKVILNINSDPDEQ is encoded by the coding sequence ATGAAGAATTACCTCTATTTAAATGGTCAAAAATCAGTAGCTATCGAGTTAAATGGTGATGATGTTAGTGCCGTCTTCATTGACGGAGTGCAACAAGACTTTGACAAAGACGAAAAACTTAATAAATTAGATTACGCCAATACCGCAAAGCGAAAAAAGTATGCAGAATTTCTTAATAATCAGTTTGAAAATTTTGTTATCTTATCTGGTGCAGGATCTTCAGTGGACATAGGGCAAAACATAATAGATGAAGAATTGGAGATTGAGGTAGAAAGAAAGGGTAAGATAATGTCTCAATTATGGGATAGTGTTGAAGCTAAACTTACTACTCCTGTATTACAAAGATTTTGTGATTTAGTAACTTATACAGAGTTTAAACTTGATAAAGAAGTTAGAGAATATGATAAAAACCTTGAAAAATTACTTTCTCTTGCTAACATTGCTAAAAATTTTGTAATCGATACAACAGAGGAGACTGATGAAATAAAAAAGATTAATATAGAGGAAACGATCAAAACCATTGAACAGCTTATTAAATTAAACTGCACATTAAAACTTCCTGAGGATGCTCCGCACTTGGTATTTGTCGAAAAAATAACTAAACGAAAGGTAACATTACCAAGAGTAAAGATATTTACACTGAACTATGATACGTTATTTGAGCAAGCAGGCAGAAAGAAGAATTTCACAATTATAGACGGATTTTCGTTTTCGCATCCTCGTACTTTCAGCGGAAGAAATTTTGACTTAGATATTGTTTCAAGAAATTCAAGCAGAGTTAAAGAAGAAGATAACTTTGTTCAGAAAGTTTTTCATCTTTACAAACCACATGGTTCTGTAGATTGGACAAAAGAAAACAGTGAAATAATACAAAGAGAAAATATTGAAAATCCTTTAATGATATTTCCAAAAGATAGCAAATACGAGAGTTCATATGAACAACCTTACTTTGAGATGATGTCTCGATTCCAGCAAAATTTAAGAAATGAGAATGTCTTACTAGTTTGCATTGGTTTTAGCTTCAATGACAAACATTTAGTGACTGCTATCATAGAAGCATTAGAACAAAATCCTAGCTTCCAATTAGTGGTTGTCAATAAAAGTATTGATGAAACGTCTCAGACATTTAAACCTTTTTTCGAAGCCGCACAAAAGCACAATAACATTGCCCTGATTTCAGAATTATTCAAAGATTTCGCAGATAATTATCCAGATCTTAAATCATACAATCAGGAAGATGTAAAAAAGGTTATTCTCAACATAAATTCAGATCCAGATGAGCAATAA
- a CDS encoding SIR2 family protein: MKKTVYFLGAGFSADAGGPIQNQIIQFILDEDFTIKFIDREDILQAKEEFILFIKDTLQIDKKLWDSIALEDIFTPIDRSLSNGKSFKNFDVKELSNKREKFHLLMGAAIKYGVDYRKKNSEYIDNFAVYINKIAKERLIDQKDQIAIITTNWDIILDNSLNELVKEYSQQEEQKKSKKLAVVDYCCYISSLDKHDDLIKPGLLALGRDGYNIKYLKLHGSMNWLHCPSCQRMYVKFGEKTMLSPPPPCNHCFTNMKIPKTDNAIKLKSNLLLPTFLKDLSNIQIQLVWQNAGIELSEASKVVFIGYSLPQADFEIRQLLSRCIPNHAEVEVLCYPKDSNGNEKSEFDKAKDIKWYKTFFGKRIKSDDNIIFKTVPDYVSSL, encoded by the coding sequence ATGAAAAAAACAGTTTACTTTTTGGGAGCTGGGTTTTCCGCCGATGCTGGTGGACCTATTCAAAATCAAATTATTCAATTCATCTTAGATGAGGATTTTACAATCAAATTTATAGATAGAGAAGACATTCTTCAAGCTAAGGAAGAATTTATTTTATTTATAAAAGATACTTTACAGATTGACAAAAAGCTGTGGGATTCTATAGCTTTGGAAGACATTTTCACTCCTATTGATCGTTCGTTATCTAATGGAAAATCTTTTAAGAATTTTGATGTAAAAGAGTTATCAAATAAAAGAGAAAAATTTCACTTACTGATGGGAGCCGCTATAAAATATGGTGTTGATTATCGGAAAAAAAATAGCGAGTATATAGATAATTTCGCTGTTTACATCAATAAAATCGCAAAAGAAAGATTAATTGATCAAAAAGATCAGATTGCAATAATTACTACAAACTGGGATATTATATTAGATAACTCTTTGAATGAATTGGTAAAAGAATATTCACAACAAGAAGAGCAAAAGAAAAGTAAAAAATTAGCTGTAGTAGACTATTGTTGCTATATCAGTTCTTTAGATAAACATGATGATTTAATTAAGCCCGGCTTATTAGCTTTAGGACGAGATGGCTACAATATAAAATATCTGAAACTCCATGGATCCATGAACTGGTTGCACTGTCCAAGTTGTCAACGCATGTATGTGAAATTTGGAGAAAAGACTATGTTAAGTCCTCCTCCACCTTGCAATCATTGTTTTACAAATATGAAAATTCCGAAAACCGATAATGCAATTAAACTTAAAAGTAATCTACTACTCCCAACTTTTCTAAAAGATTTAAGTAATATTCAAATTCAATTGGTTTGGCAGAATGCGGGAATTGAACTTTCTGAAGCGTCAAAAGTTGTATTTATTGGATATTCCCTGCCTCAAGCAGATTTTGAAATTAGACAACTATTATCTCGATGTATCCCAAATCATGCGGAAGTTGAAGTCCTCTGCTATCCCAAAGATAGTAATGGTAATGAAAAATCTGAATTTGATAAAGCAAAAGATATAAAATGGTACAAAACCTTTTTTGGTAAAAGGATAAAATCAGATGATAATATAATTTTTAAAACTGTTCCAGACTATGTTTCATCATTGTAG